In Pieris napi chromosome 8, ilPieNapi1.2, whole genome shotgun sequence, the genomic stretch cactgtgaaaaaaaattactccaccgaaaagtgtccctgtactacaagttttggcgcatttaatagggattctgaaaaggtattacacgtggacatgagtcgctctaatatctttctaggacgaaaaaacaacaacgattcggacttatgatagattatttactttatttagattattttcacttaaaaaaagaGCTTCTAAATTCCTGGAATGTTATAGTGGCCAGTAAGGATTTTATAGGTTTCAATGAGATTTCCTCTTAACCGCCTACTTCTTAAATCAGTAAGATCAAGTGCTTTTAGATACTCATTATAAGGTTTGTTCCTAAGTGCTCTGACCATTTTCGTGGCTTTTCTTTGAACCCTTTCAAgcatatttatatactttatgaaataagaatattaaatgctGTAGGCATACTCTAATAGTGATCTAATGTaagatttatatgtatatctctTTAAGAGTGTTCTTTAGAGATATATAAATGTGATTTTTGGATTGATTAAATGTGCCTTGTCCATTACATTCGGAATGTTCCACTTTAAGTtaagtaagtaatttaaagACCTAGCAGCAATATATTTCCATAATTCTTTTCTTATCTCTGTAACATCAAACAATGGAACTATAACAATAGGTATAAACAATAGATCCGACCTCTTGCtctacataaaatatttataaatgataaaataacaaacctgctaataaaaatactttcttgCCATAGTCCTTTTCTAAATGCAGGAAATAAGTAGGATATAGGCCTCTATCCATTCCCTTCCTGTCCCTTGCTATTCTACACTTGTACAATGTTCCATGCTTAGCTGGAGTTATTACAAAAGTCTCAACAGCACCCTCTACAGAGCCTTCTATTTCTGCATTCTGTAAaaacgtaaatttttaattgcttaaaaaaatgctcttaagcgggccatagacggaccgcatgttgcagccgATACCGACTGCTCTAAGCGGTtgccgcacggcgatctgcagtttccatactaaattcatattcgcaatacacggaccgctcgagtaGTTCCTGAGAAAACCGCATGGCCCGCTTTAGGATccatattttgatttatgaatttataatataatactgcTACATAAAACCTTAGCTATGAATTGTTAACATTACAACCCAAGGACTACTTCACATAGaaattatgtgtatatttatcTAACAAGGTCAAATACAGttactttaaatttagtaagtaATCTTCTCATTGTATTTAGTACTAGTAGTCTGCTTATGTGAtacttagtatttttataaaaatatctattgaactctttaaatctttattaaaatagaacAACACTAACTTGAGTTGGTGAACCATCTCTTTGGGGCCGTGACAGCATAGGTGCAACAGCTGCATCAGCACACAGATCATCTGCACTTGCATCTCGTCCTACACTACAAACTGGCACACTTTCTCCCTCTTCACCGCTACCTTCTCCTGTGTCATCACCCACTGTTAAGACTTCAATTTGATTGCCCAGTTCTGAAACAGCGTGGAAATAAATCTTAGAAGAAACAAAATTATGGCACGtcataataaagtaaatagttCTGCTATCTtttgataacattttatttaatcaactCAATTGAAGATTTCTATGGAGTTTATCTATGTATTTAGGTGCAAATTCTATTCTgctgtttcaattttattgctatattacatttttataatttcttggAGTTCTTATTCGAGAACTAAACTTGATTGTGTGagatatgttttaaaatgacTGACAGACTAAAACTGACACATCTTTATGTGTTCACTAgctgaattattaatttccatGTGTATGCAAATTCAATTTACCTTGCATTAGAcatattatgaatttaatacATAGCTGCTTATACACTCCAAACAggtttttaaggtttttatagttatttagtGACCAGTGATgcataaactcaaaataactttattcacataggtaaacaagtacacttatcaatgtcaacagaaaagatgttaaattgattctcaGTTCGCAAGTGAAAGGTGTAGAGCgagcaagaagaactggcaagaagcactccaccactctttttaattgccaagttttgagtcatacaaattgtttgtactggagcaaatcaatcccaaggattagcattatttaaatcatatttagCTAGACCTGTTGTATTAGTAAAAAAGCTgttgttgtttgtttaaacAAAACTATAATACTCAAAAAAGACATGGAATGTGAATTACAAGTACAAATCatgctttttaatttatcactcAGATAGATAGAAGACAAGATATATGAAGACTAAACTTATTAAGGCACTCTTTTTTATAACACTTTGAATTATAATTGCTTATTCTATGTAACTATAAGAATTAAGATGAGAATACACAAAACTTACCATCATAAGTGGAAATTCTATTTGTCTGAAGAGGTATAACTTGGTCAGGATTTACTGGAGACATAAGAAATTGCATCGGACCATCATAGCCTGTtatagaaaagaaaataaaaggcgtaacataaaaataaacagccAAACATGCAGAACTTAAACACTTAACAGACTAAGAACTTTAACAGGagcactaaaaataaattcatcatTTCACTACCGTGGAGTTCTCTAGAACGACTACCAGAGATAGGACGCTTTGCAGAACCAACTCTCAAGTCGTTAGCTTGAACCAATCCAAGACTTTGGCGCTTTTGCTTCATCCTCTGTTCCACACGCTGACGCTTTAATAAGAAGAATACCGATTaactaatacaaaatatgttggaatgagttatataaattacgtattAACGAAtgcaatacaaataattacttGATGTTCGAGTTGATCCCGAATATTAGTAGAAGCCATTTcacttttgatatattttatacgttAACGAGAAACACAATACTGTATAAAGTTGACAAATTTCCCAACACCTCATTTATtacaatgattttatttagttgtgaattataataagtattttaaatgttttttgtttataaatcatCTTGCCTACCGTTGCCAAGAATACGTTATGTCATCTGTCAGTTTAAAATACTTGTCGATAACCCATGAAAAACGTACTATgacaataattttgtgtcagaATGCTGATCTGTAGATATGTATGGTTCTAGAATGTCAAATtggaaattgttttaaatctttaatctgtcatttaaataatttcaccaAAAAATGGCCCCGACTCGAAGTTTTCTTGGATTTTTAAATCCAAGAACGATTAGCTCGgttttaaatagtaatttatcaaaaacttCTTGTCGTTTCCTGcacaaatgtaataattgtaaCCATGTTTTAGGTGGGACCTTGGTATCCCTAcatagaaattttaaatgtaagtttTACATGCTGACATTACATCACCggcatttaatttgatttgtgttcatatttatttatcataaaatattttaagaaaaattagaatcttttattttattcctagTTGTACAGAAAATTTCTTTTGTAGGAACTTTTCACATAACCTTTACTCTTTCCTCAGATAACGAATTAACGAAACATCGCTTAATACATACTTCAAGCAGCTTAAGTGCTCGATCTGACTACTACAAAGTTCTTGGAGTTGCTAAAAATGCTTCTGCAAAGGATATCAAGAAAGCATATTATCAGCTTGCTAAAAAATATCACCCTGATGCGAACAAATCTGACCCAGAAGCTCCTAAAAAGTTTCAGGAAGTGTCAGAAGCCTATGAGGTTAGTTTATTTAACTCATTTACTTTTGaaataatctataatataattgaaactcaaactcaacattcatacttttaaatatcttttatagATTCTGTCTGATGAATCAAAGCGTAAACAATATGACACATATGGAACAACCTCAGATCAGATGGGTGGTATGGGAGGCCCTGGCGGTAATGATGGTTTCACTCATCAGTGGCAATATAAGTCTACAATAGACCCTGAGGAGCTGTTCCGGAAAATTTTTGGTGATGCTGGCTTTAAAAGTGAGGCATTCAGTGACTTTGCTGAGAGTCAATTTGGATTTGGAGCAGCCCAAGAGGTATCGTATTAACCAATTACATATACTTTTACTgaataatagttaatattttcaattaataaaaaaaaaaattaacttttcagGTAGTAGTTAATCTACGTTTTACTGAAGCAGCAAGGGGTGTGAATAAGGATATTAATGTGAATGTTGTGGACACATGCCCTAAATGTCAGGGAAGCAGATGTGAACTTGGTACAAAAGCTATCAAATGCACTTATTGTAATGGTACTGGAATGGAAACATTTTCAAGaggtaacttattttattactctCTTCTAACAgtaaaactaatatataacGACAACATATAGTACAGTTTTGGATGACACATACTTAGAAGTTTGATATCTGCTAGAGCTGTAGCagcattattttacattagaaaaataatactcTACCATATACAAAATCTGTAACACTTAAGCATTACTAATATATTTGCAAGAACTACAACCCAAATGATCATAGCCTggactatatataaaaactaagtaAAATCATGAAAAATTTTAGGCTAGTATTATTTTACTCATTTCATTGTTGattttaccttttttaaaatacagaaaCGACAGCAACAGAT encodes the following:
- the LOC125051517 gene encoding protein tumorous imaginal discs, mitochondrial-like isoform X2 — encoded protein: MAPTRSFLGFLNPRTISSVLNSNLSKTSCRFLHKCNNCNHVLGGTLVSLHRNFKYNELTKHRLIHTSSSLSARSDYYKVLGVAKNASAKDIKKAYYQLAKKYHPDANKSDPEAPKKFQEVSEAYEILSDESKRKQYDTYGTTSDQMGGMGGPGGNDGFTHQWQYKSTIDPEELFRKIFGDAGFKSEAFSDFAESQFGFGAAQEVVVNLRFTEAARGVNKDINVNVVDTCPKCQGSRCELGTKAIKCTYCNGTGMETFSRGPFVMRSTCRHCHGTRMLIKYPCVECEGKGQSVQRKKITVPVPAGVEDGQTVRMSVGSNEMFVTFKVDPSSYFKRDGPDVHTDCTISVSQALLGGTVRIQGLYEDHTLQVVPGTSSHSTIRLSRKGMKRVSQHGYGDHYVHIKIQVPKTLSKKQKALMYAYAELEEDTPGQINGVSFDRDGKKISISEPHNLVDAVKEALKDKKSIEGATEDDLKESKRSKG
- the LOC125051517 gene encoding protein tumorous imaginal discs, mitochondrial-like isoform X3; the encoded protein is MAPTRSFLGFLNPRTISSVLNSNLSKTSCRFLHKCNNCNHVLGGTLVSLHRNFKYNELTKHRLIHTSSSLSARSDYYKVLGVAKNASAKDIKKAYYQLAKKYHPDANKSDPEAPKKFQEVSEAYEILSDESKRKQYDTYGTTSDQMGGMGGPGGNDGFTHQWQYKSTIDPEELFRKIFGDAGFKSEAFSDFAESQFGFGAAQEVVVNLRFTEAARGVNKDINVNVVDTCPKCQGSRCELGTKAIKCTYCNGTGMETFSRGPFVMRSTCRHCHGTRMLIKYPCVECEGKGQSVQRKKITVPVPAGVEDGQTVRMSVGSNEMFVTFKVDPSSYFKRDGPDVHTDCTISVSQALLGGTVRIQGLYEDHTLQVVPGTSSHSTIRLSRKGMKRVSQHGYGDHYVHIKIQVPKTLSKKQKALMYAYAELEEDTPGQINGVSFDRDGKKNIYIRAT
- the LOC125051517 gene encoding protein tumorous imaginal discs, mitochondrial-like isoform X4; translation: MAPTRSFLGFLNPRTISSVLNSNLSKTSCRFLHKCNNCNHVLGGTLVSLHRNFKYNELTKHRLIHTSSSLSARSDYYKVLGVAKNASAKDIKKAYYQLAKKYHPDANKSDPEAPKKFQEVSEAYEILSDESKRKQYDTYGTTSDQMGGMGGPGGNDGFTHQWQYKSTIDPEELFRKIFGDAGFKSEAFSDFAESQFGFGAAQEVVVNLRFTEAARGVNKDINVNVVDTCPKCQGSRCELGTKAIKCTYCNGTGMETFSRGPFVMRSTCRHCHGTRMLIKYPCVECEGKGQSVQRKKITVPVPAGVEDGQTVRMSVGSNEMFVTFKVDPSSYFKRDGPDVHTDCTISVSQALLGGTVRIQGLYEDHTLQVVPGTSSHSTIRLSRKGMKRVSQHGYGDHYVHIKIQVPKTLSKKQKALMYAYAELEEDTPGQINGVSFDRDGKEV
- the LOC125051519 gene encoding protein king tubby isoform X1, yielding MASTNIRDQLEHQRQRVEQRMKQKRQSLGLVQANDLRVGSAKRPISGSRSRELHGYDGPMQFLMSPVNPDQVIPLQTNRISTYDELGNQIEVLTVGDDTGEGSGEEGESVPVCSVGRDASADDLCADAAVAPMLSRPQRDGSPTQNAEIEGSVEGAVETFVITPAKHGTLYKCRIARDRKGMDRGLYPTYFLHLEKDYGKKVFLLAGRKRKKSTTSNYLISTDPTELTRQADSYAGKLRSNLLGTAFTVYDNGKAWRKNSRDPPRHELAAVVYDTNVLGFKGPRKMTVILPGMTPDRQRVTIAPQDDSETLLERSRSKNFDDIVVLHNKTPVWNDETQSYVLNFHGRVTQASVKNFQIVHDSEPDYVAMQFGRISEDVFTMDFRYPLCALQAFGIALSSFDSKLACE